Proteins found in one Acipenser ruthenus chromosome 18, fAciRut3.2 maternal haplotype, whole genome shotgun sequence genomic segment:
- the LOC131698548 gene encoding chromodomain-helicase-DNA-binding protein 6-like isoform X2 has translation MKVQKKGKQMASSKVLKHTPAAAAVSTADDPSAQSPFPCSQTSLQEQPRASGLSNHCMVLARPGLGQDPAPPVNGIEDDGGGSRVKKKRKKKEMEEPGGGAAAKGTSQKEPKPKKKREPKEEGKEPKKDKQPKEAKKGKELKQQKEPKKTRKPRETKAPKEKRTATSPKTRGRKPSKDQGQTPVEKKKKGKRKSETPVDSLDSDENISLAAHVPSAEETTDSTDGQKRRSGRQVKRRKYNEDLDFKVVDDDGETIAVLGTGRIPALSSSTLAWQSEEPPEDEANIIERILSSRWVNYETSPGEPILEAEEFYVKYRNFSYLHCKWATLEELEKDPRISQKIKRFRNKQAQMKHIFTEPDEDLFNPDYIEVDRVLEVAHTKDTETGEEVTHYLVKWCSLSYEESTWELQEDVDPGKIKEFEDIQKIPAIKHMERPAADTWQKLERSRDYRNANELREYQLEGMNWLLFNWYNRKNCILADEMGLGKTIQSITFLYEIFLLGIRGPFLIIAPLSTITNWEREFRTWTEMNAIVYHGSQISRQMIQQYEMLYKDEQANPVPGLFKFHGVITTFEMILADCPELKKIHWRCVVIDEAHRLKNRNCKLLEGLKLMNLEHKVLLTGTPLQNSVEELFSLLNFLEPVQFPSESTFLDEFGDLKTEEQVKKLQALLKPMMLRRLKDDVEKNLAPKEETIIEVELTNIQKKYYRAILEKNFTFLAKGANQHNMPNLINTMMELRKCCNHPYLITGAEEKILEDFRKNHSPEAWDFQLQAMIQAAGKLVLINKLLPKLIAGGHKVLIFSQMVRCLDILEDYLIQRRYTYERIDGRVRGNLRQAAIDRFCKVDSDRFVFLLCTRAGGLGINLTAADTCIIFDSDWNPQNDLQAQARCHRIGQSKAVKVYRLITRNSYEREMFDKASLKLGLDKAVLQDINKKGSTNGQLSKMEVEDLLRKGAYGALMDEEDEGSKFCEEDIDQILQRRTRTITIQTEGKGSTFAKASFVSSGNRTDISLDDPNFWQKWAKIAELELDSKDEKESLVIDTPRVRKQTRHYNSFEDDELMEFSELESDSEDRPSRTRRLNERHRRYMRAECFRVEKNLLIFGWGRWKDILTHGRFKWHLVEKDMELICRALLVYCVKHYKGDEKIKSFIWDLITPTKDGHSQDLQNHSGLSAPVPRGRKGKKLKNPMSLPEIKSADWLVSCNPEILLHDDSYKKHLKQHCNKVLLRVRMLYYLKAEVLGEAAVKALEGIHSRDLDVLLPDIDYLEIPAEWWDGDADKSLLLGVHKHGYERYHAMRTDPKLCFLERVGMPDEMEQGVADVLSERSDTSKEDDLVNKEAVDCDKDLAEEEAVVCNEAKDKVENVTAALDCSDQDRPVWPVASSLTARLRRLITAYQRFNRKELIRSEFLVPDGHGTWHLSEEMRRRVVEPDPLFLEMQNRWTRREQADFYRTVSSFGVVFDPEKKCFDWTQFRMFARLERKTDQSLERYFHSFVAMCRCSCRLPPRKDEGPLDQPVFVEPITEERAARTLYRMELLRKVREQVLRHPELASRLQLCQPSLYLPVWWECGKHDRDLLIGAAKHGLSRTDYYILNDPQLYFLEAHRNYVQKENKRHPGHAPARCCLYEASVSQCASPVPYPGTHHAMEAAGSIMDPCAGEVGPGSKDVFMEDSMNLASLHHDETLGAGNTLHGKALKDSSNAFPFNTDTGGQSMLNTYSVQADAQAVAGKLHADPLGNEQSHCEADLMVPSGGLDEIQTQWDSTEHSNAADIFNESGAILGAQTLVSEFLDSAQPAEERAESSLPDCMTMPSLNSQGNSMELLPSSFMLFKEITGPGSVQDEPEIPGICGDHCAPDYVPPVTVTDLKMNHDCEDSVQENIGEPEEKLSDSDITQSAPSLCDGSESVNLEFEKDDLSHDDQSNVEEPEEGQREAGQGCVCDVGDENTLSSQTYEGADQASPAFSVLEAPPASSGTESVGELRAEEYSEDQHFTDVKPIKSEAGAGLVAPRQEERGMFVGALNEEKPQPTAVPVESCEEDAKYSAHAARFEIQEGLLQDTREPTIAQLLQEKALYSFSEWPKDRVIINRIDNICHAILKGKWPSSSQQFDSPSSVSAQSCANSIAHRNNFLSARVPATQSLSFSIGAGVPQLAKDGLMSMPFMRDPGRSRRGFEFESEAGSKQGRMEKIPVVLNGWQEAAMDLSKAGDLSVGGSLKLASVGPPQSSLGLDMAGILQAGLIHPVTGQIVNGNLRRDDAVMRRRRGRRKNVEGVDLRFTRNRSLQNQEQNGQEGPGLPCSGSVRSDRRNPATQTQQAQSVVMEREVANKSLLEWLRQNPNYTMEMPAFSHNVGILHGFAERPKQRRHRCKDPSKLDVNSLTGEERVPVVHKGTGRRLGGAMAPAIKELSRWLDANAEYAVAPDWAEIVKHSGFLPEDKFSRILTEPVFRDPGPRRRGRRPRSEVVRAAGSIPDSPSTMGPLFMNGLISGMDLVSLQNLRNMQGIPLTGLMGFPHGFATALPAGEEGKGGLNMLPMMLHGMAAVQPHMFSVSGLLNPAATAATSSTTVTSSSTSPSSCGAEKDPADAPKGEELEERQSDTSTSSHPEPTVTASGPLAFNPFLIPGVSHGLLYPHMFLPHSVSMALPSVQQASPSEESPKSKKRKVKEDETTSQTETPPETQNPTSTEQEPPPPPAGDCAEQTAEEGEELL, from the exons ATGGCCTCCTCCAAGGTATTAAAGCAcactccagcagcagcagccgtcTCAACTGCTGATGACCCAAGCGCACAATCCCCCTTCCCCTGCAGCCAGACCAGCCTGCAAGAGCAGCCCAGGGCCTCAGGACTGTCCAATCACTGCATGGTGCTTGCCAGGCCGGGCCTGGGTCAGGACCCCGCTCCCCCCGTGAACGGCATCGAGGACGACGGGGGAGGCAGCAGGGTGAAGAAGAAACGAAagaaaaaagagatggaggagcCGGGCGGGGGGGCAGCAGCGAAGGGGACGAGCCAGAAAGAACCCAAACCAAAGAAAAAGAGGGAGCCGAAAGAAGAAGGGAAGGAACCGAAAAAAGACAAGCAGCCCAAGGAGGCGAAAAAGGGCAAGgaactgaagcagcagaaagaacCCAAGAAGACGAGGAAACCGCGGGAGACGAAGGCCCCCAAGGAGAAGAGAACGGCCACAAGCCCAAAGACCAGGGGCCGGAAACCCAG TAAAGATCAGGGCCAAACTCCCgtggagaagaagaagaaggggaAGAGGAAAAGCGAGACCCCTGTGGACTCCTTGGATTCTGACGAGAACATTTCTCTGGCTGCCCACGTCCCAAGTGCAGAGGAGACCACTGATTCCACAGACGGGCAG AAGCGCCGCTCGGGCCGGCAGGTGAAGAGGAGGAAGTATAACGAGGATCTGGATTTCAAAGTGGTCGACGACGATGGAGAAACGATCGCTGTGCTGGGAACAGGGAGAATACCGGCTCTGTCTTCATCCACACTGGCGTGGCAATCCGAG GAGCCCCCGGAAGATGAAGCCAACATCATTGAGAGGATCCTGTCGTCTCGCTGGGTGAATTATGAG aCTTCTCCTGGTGAGCCGATCCTGGAGGCTGAAGAGTTCTACGTCAAGTACAGGAATTT CTCATACCTGCACTGTAAGTGGGCCACGCTTGAAGAGCTGGAGAAGGACCCCAGGATCAGTCAGAAAATCAAGCGCTTCAGGAACAAACAGGcacaaatgaaacacattttcacagag CCGGACGAGGACCTGTTCAATCCAGACTACATTGAAGTGGACAGAGTGCTGGAAGTCGCCCACACTAAGGATACAGAGACTGGGGAG GAGGTTACCCATTATTTGGTGAAGTGGTGCTCCCTGTCCTATGAAGAGAGTACCTGGGAGTTACAGGAGGACGTGGATCCTGGGAAAATCAAAGAGTTTGAGGACATCCAGAAGATCCCTGCCATAAAGCACATG GAGCGCCCGGCCGCGGACACCTGGCAGAAGCTGGAGCGCTCGCGGGATTACAGGAACGCCAATGAGCTGCGCGAGTACCAGCTGGAGGGGATGAACTGGCTGCTGTTCAACTGGTACAACAG AAAGAACTGCATCCTGGCGGATGAGATGGGCTTGGGGAAGACCATCCAGTCCATCACGTTCCTCTACGAAATATTCCTGCTGGGGATCCGGGGGCCGTTCCTCATCATCGCGCCCCTGTCCACCATCACCAACTGGGAGCGCGAGTTCCGCACCTGGACTGAGATGAATGCCATCGTCTACCACGGCAGCCAGATCAGCAGGCAGATGATCCAGCAGTATGAGATGCTGTATAAGGATGAGCAG GCTAACCCCGTCCCGGGTTTGTTCAAGTTCCACGGGGTCATCACCACCTTCGAGATGATCCTGGCTGACTGCCCGGAGCTCAAGAAGATCCACTGGCGCTGCGTGGTGATCGACGAGGCTCACCGCCTCAAGAACAGGAACTGCAAGCTGCTGGAAGGGCTCAAACTCATGAACCTG GAACATAAAGTGCTGCTGACTGGCACCCCGCTACAGAACTCTGTGGAGGAGCTCTTCAGTCTCTTGAACTTCCTGGAGCCCGTGCAGTTTCCCTCGGAAAGCACCTTCCTGGACGAGTTTGGAGATCTCAAAACAGaggaacag GTGAAGAAGCTGCAGGCCCTCCTGAAGCCCATGATGCTGCGCAGGCTGAAGGACGATGTGGAGAAGAACCTGGCCCCGAAGGAGGAGACCATCATCGAGGTGGAGCTCACCAACATCCAGAAGAAATACTACCGAGCCATCCTGGAGAAGAACTTCACTTTCCTGGCCAAGGGAGCCAACCAGCACAACATGCCCAACCTCATCAACACCATGATGGAGCTGCGCAAGTGCTGTAACCACCCCTACCTGATAACCG GTGCGGAGGAGAAGATCCTGGAGGATTTCCGGAAGAACCACAGCCCGGAAGCCTGGGACTTCCAGCTGCAGGCCATGATCCAGGCAGCGGGGAAGCTGGTGCTCATCAACAAGCTGCTGCCCAAGCTGATTGCCGGCGGACACAAGGTGCTCATCTTCTCTCAGATGGTGCGCTGCCTGGACATCCTGGAGGACTACCTCATCCAGAGACG GTACACCTATGAGCGCATCGACGGGAGAGTTCGAGGGAACCTGCGCCAGGCCGCTATCGATCGGTTCTGCAAAGTGGATTCGGACCGGTTCGTATTTCTGCTGTGCACGAGAGCAGGGGGCCTCGGCATCAACCTGACTGCTGCTGACACCTGCATCATCTTCGACTCGGATTGGAACCCACAGAACGACCTGCAG GCTCAGGCCCGCTGCCACAGAATAGGCCAGAGCAAAGCGGTCAAGGTGTATCGCCTGATCACCAGGAACTCCTACGAGAGGGAGATGTTTGACAAAGCCAGCCTGAAGCTCGGGCTGGACAAAGCAGTGCTGCAGGACATCAACAAAAAGGGAAGCACCAACGGG CAGCTGTCCAAGATGGAGGTGGAGGACCTCCTGCGCAAGGGGGCGTACGGAGCCCTAATGGACGAGGAGGACGAGGGCTCCAAGTTCTGTGAGGAAGACATCGACCAGATCCTGCAGCGCCGAACACGGACCATCACCATCCAGACCGAGGGCAAGGGATCCACCTTCGCCAAG GCAAGCTTTGTATCTTCAGGAAACAGAACTGACATTTCTTTAGACGACCCCAACTTTTGGCAGAAGTGGGCGAAAATAGCAGAGCTGGAACTGGATTCCAAAGATGAAAAG GAGAGCTTGGTGATCGACACCCCGCGTGTGCGGAAGCAGACCCGGCACTACAACTCCTTCGAGGACGACGAGCTGATGGAGTTCTCCGAGCTGGAGAGCGACTCCGAGGACCGGCCTTCCCGAACACGCCGCCTGAACGAGAGGCACCGCCGTTACATGCGGGCCGAGTGCTTCCGGGTCGAGAAGAATCTGCTCATATTCGG cTGGGGCCGCTGGAAGGACATCCTGACCCACGGCAGGTTCAAGTGGCACTTGGTGGAGAAGGACATGGAGCTGATCTGCCGGGCTCTACTGGTCTACTGTGTCAAACACTACAAAGGAGATGAGAAGATCAAGAGCTTCATCTGGGACCTCATCACCCCCACCAAGGACGGGCACAGCCAGGACCTGCAGAACCACTCTG GCTTGTcagcgccggttcccagggggaGGAAGGGGAAGAAGCTGAAGAACCCGATGTCCCTGCCGGAGATAAAGAGCGCAGACTGGCTGGTCAGCTGCAACCCCGAGATCCTCCTTCACGACGACAGCTACAAGAAGCACCTCAAACAACACTGCAACAA GGTTCTGCTTCGAGTGAGGATGCTGTACTACCTGAAGGCGGAGGTGCTGGGAGAGGCGGCTGTCAAAGCTTTAGAGGGCATTCACAGCCG CGACCTGGACGTGCTGCTCCCTGATATTGACTACCTGGAGATTCCAGCGGAGTGGTGGGATGGGGACGCTGATAAATCTCTGCTCTTAGGCGTCCACAAGCATG GGTATGAACGGTACCATGCCATGCGGACAGACCCCAAGCTGTGCTTCCTGGAGAGGGTGGGGATGCCTGATGAAATGGAGCAGGGGGTGGCAGACGTGCTCAGTGAGAG gAGCGACACAAGTAAAGAAGATGATTTGGTCAACAAGGAGGCTGTGGATTGCGATAAAGACTTGGCTGAA GAGGAAGCTGTCGTCTGTAACGAAGCAAAAGACAAAGTAGAAAACGTCACTGCGG CCCTGGACTGCTCCGATCAAGACAGACCCGTGTGGCCGGTTGCTTCCTCCTTGACCGCGAGACTGCGCCGGCTGATCACTGCGTACCAGCGCTTCAACCGGAAGGAGTTGATTCGGAGCGAGTTCCTGGTGCCGGACGGCCACGGCACCTGGCATCTGTCTGAGGAAATGAGGAGGAGGGTCGTGGAGCCAGACCCCCTGTTCCTGGAGATGCAGAACAG GTGGACCAGAAgggaacaggcagatttctaccGGACAGTCTCTTCCTTTGGAGTGGTGTTCGACCCTGAAAAGAAGTGCTTCGACTGGACGCAGTTCAGGATGTTCGCTCGGTTAGAGAGAAAGACAGACCAGAGCCTGGAGAGGTATTTCCACAGCTTCGTGGCCATGTGTCGCTGCTCCTGCCGACTGCCTCCCAGGAAAGACGAAG GGCCGCTGGACCAGCCCGTGTTCGTGGAGCCGATCACGGAGGAGCGAGCGGCGCGGACGCTGTACCGGATGGAGCTGCTGCGGAAGGTGCGCGAGCAAGTCCTCCGGCACCCAGAGCTGGCCTCGCGGCTCCAGCTGTGCCAGCCCAGCCTCTACCTCCCCGTGTGGTGGGAGTGCGGCAAGCACGACCGGGACCTCCTGATCGGGGCCGCCAAGCACGGGCTGAGCCGCACTGACTACTACATCCTCAACGACCCCCAGCTCTACTTCCTGGAGGCGCACAGGAACTACGTGCAGAAGGAGAACAAGCGCCACCCCGGCCACGCCCCGGCGCGCTGCTGCCTCTATGAAGCCAGTGTCAGCCAGTGCGCCTCCCCGGTCCCTTACCCAGGGACCCACCATGCCATGGAGGCTGCAGGGAGCATCATGGACCCCTGTGCTGGCGAGGTCGGGCCCGGCAGTAAGGATGTGTTCATGGAGGACTCGATGAATCTGGCTTCTCTTCACCATGATGAGACCTTGGGGGCAGGTAACACGCTACATGGGAAAGCTTTGAAAGACTCGTCCAACGCTTTCCCATTTAACACGGACACTGGAGGGCAGAGCATGCTGAATACGTACAGCGTGCAAGCCGACGCGCAGGCGGTCGCAGGGAAGCTGCACGCAGATCCTTTAGGGAACGAGCAGAGCCACTGCGAGGCCGATCTGATGGTGCCGTCGGGCGGCCTGGATGAGATACAGACCCAGTGGGACAGCACGGAGCATTCGAACGCAGCTGATATATTTAACGAATCGGGAGCGATCCTCGGAGCGCAGACCCTGGTGTCGGAGTTCCTGGATTCAGCCCAGCCAGCCGAGGAGAGAGCAGAAAGCTCCCTGCCAGACTGCATGACCATGCCGAGCTTGAACTCCCAAGGCAATAGCATGGAGCTTTTACCAAGCAGCTTCATGCTGTTTAAGGAAATAACTGGTCCGGGTAGCGTTCAAGACGAGCCTGAAATTCCAGGCATTTGCGGTGATCACTGTGCACCTGACTACGTACCCCCTGTCACTGTGACAGACCTCAAAATGAACCACGACTGCGAGGACAGTGTGCAGGAGAACATCGGGGAACCCGAGGAAAAGCTGAGCGATTCTGACATCACCCAGAGCGCGCCAAGCCTGTGCGACGGCAGCGAGAGTGTAAACCTGGAGTTTGAGAAGGACGATCTTTCGCATGATGACCAGAGTAATGTAGAAGAGCCCgaggagggacagagggaggcTGGACAAGGCTGTGTCTGCGACGTTGGAGATGAAAATACCCTCAGCAGTCAAACCTACGAAGGGGCAGACCAGGCGTCTCCCGCGTTCTCAGTTCTGGAGGCTCCGCCTGCATCGTCAGGAACGGAGTCAGTCGGGGAGTTGAGAGCGGAGGAGTACAGCGAAGACCAGCACTTCACAGACGTTAAGCCCATAAAATCAGAGGCTGGAGCTGGTCTGGTAGCACCCAGACAAGAAGAGAGGGGGATGTTTGTAGGAGCCCTGAATGAGGAAAAACCCCAACCCACAG CTGTTCCTGTGGAGAGTTGTGAAGAAGATGCCAAGTACTCTGCCCACGCTGCTCGCTTTGAGATCCAGGAGGGGCTTCTGCAGGACACCCGGGAGCCCACCATCGCgcagctgctgcaggagaaaGCTCTTTACTCCTTCTCTGAGTGGCCAAag gatCGGGTAATCATCAACCGAATCGATAACATCTGCCATGCCATCCTGAAGGGGAAATGGCCATCTTCTAGTCAGCAGTTTGACTCTCCGAGCTCTGTGTCTGCCCAGAGCTGTGCGAACAGCATCGCTCACAGAAACAATTTCCTCTCCGcgcgggtcccagcgacccagaGCCTGAGCTTCAGCATCGGGGCTGGCGTCCCCCAACTCGCTAAG GATGGGTTGATGAGCATGCCGTTCATGCGGGACCCCGGAAGAAGCCGGCGGGGGTTTGAGTTTGAATCGGAGGCGGGCTCTAAGCAGGGCAGGATGGAGAAGATCCCGGTGGTTCTGAACGGCTGGCAGGAGGCCGCCATGGACCTCTCGAAGGCGGGGGATCTGTCTGTGGGCGGCTCCCTCAAGCTGGCCTCCGTTGGCCCCCCGCAGAGCTCACTGGGGCTGGACATGGCCGGGATCCTGCAGGCCGGCCTCATTCACCCCGTCACGGGGCAGATCGTCAACGGTAACCTGCGCAGGGACGACGCCGtcatgaggaggaggaggggtcgCAGGAAGAACGTGGAAGGGGTGGACCTGCGATTCACCAGAAACAGAAGCCTTCAGAATCAGGAGCAG AATGGTCAGGAGGGTCCAGGCCTGCCTTGCTCTGGGTCCGTGCGGTCTGACAGGCGAAACCCAGCCACACAAACTCAACAAGCACAGAGTGTGGTGATGGAAAGGGAGGTCGCCAACAAGAGCCTGCTGGAGTGGCTCAGGCAAAATCCCAACTACACAATGGAGATGCCCGCCTTCTCCCAT AACGTTGGGATCCTGCACGGCTTTGCGGAGCGGCCCAAGCAGAGGAGGCATCGCTGCAAAGACCCCAGCAAGCTGGATGTGAACTCGCTGACCGGGGAGGAGAGGGTCCCTGTGGTGCACAAGGGCACCGGGAGGAGG CTGGGAGGCGCGATGGCCCCAGCCATTAAGGAGCTGTCCCGGTGGCTGGATGCAAATGCAGAGTATGCTGTGGCACCAGATTGGGCTGAGATCGTCAAGCACTCA GGGTTTCTCCCGGAAGACAAGTTCAGCCGCATCCTCACAGAGCCAGTCTTCAGAGACCCGGGCCCCAGGAGAAGAGGCAGGCGTCCCCGGAGCGAGGTGGTCAGGGCAGCCGGAAGCATCCCGGACTCCCCTTCCACGATGGGGCCCTTGTTCATGAACGGACTGATCAGCGGCATGGACTTGGTGAGCCTCCAGAACCTGAGGAACATGCAGGGGATCCCCTTGACTGGACTCATGGGCTTCCCGCATGGGTTCGCCACAGCGCTCCCTGCTGGGGAGGAGGGCAAGGGCGGGCTGAACATGTTGCCCATGATGCTGCACGGCATGGCCGCTGTCCAGCCGCACATGTTCAGCGTCAGCGGACTCCTGAACCCGGCAGCCACTGCAGCGACCAGCAGCACCACCGTCACCAGCAGCAGCACATCGCCCTCTTCCTGCGGGGCAGAGAAGGACCCTGCGGACGCACCCAAAGGAGAGGAGTTGGAGGAGAGGCAGAGTGACACCAGCACCAGCAGCCACCCCGAGCCCACAGTAACTGCGAGCGGACCGTTGGCTTTCAATCCTTTCCTGATCCCGGGCGTGTCCCACGGGCTGCTGTACCCGCACATGTTCCTCCCGCACAGTGTCAGCATGGCGCTGCCCAGCGTGCAGCAGGCCAGCCCCTCGGAGGAGAGCCCCAAGAGCAAGAAGAGGAAAGTGAAGGAGGACGAGACCACCTCTCAGACTGAAACCCCTCCAGAGACCCAGAACCCAACCAGCACAGAACAGGAGCCGCCCCCGCCGCCCGCAGGGGACTGTGCAGAGCAAACGGCTGAGGAGGGGGAGGAGTTGCTGTAG